A window of the Zeugodacus cucurbitae isolate PBARC_wt_2022May chromosome 2, idZeuCucr1.2, whole genome shotgun sequence genome harbors these coding sequences:
- the LOC105221689 gene encoding peptidoglycan-recognition protein LB-like has product MPNISLPSKLLMPLMLVYLVFLDGAQAAPTATANTKPSSTVPNRNREDTRMSVGNADSSNKANSNLKWTSRSAWQAAPPLHAPTHISATGGVSHVIIHHTATPAGACRRNPSACAATVRAIQHNHQQQRGWDDIGYNFLIGGSDERAEIYEGRGFDVVGAHAVGYNARSVGIALIGDWTADLPPRPVLDKLQQLITYGMQMGHIQRNYALLGHRQVKATDCPGNRLYNALKEWPHFEQHAA; this is encoded by the exons ATGCCAAACATTTCTCTACCATCCAAGTTGTTGATGCCGCTGATGCTGGTGTACCTGGTATTTCTGGATGGTGCGCAAGCAG CTCCAACCGCAACCGCTAACACGAAGCCATCCTCCACCGTACCTAACCGCAATAGAGAAGATACAAGGATGAGCGTGGGTAACGCcgacagcagcaacaaagcaAACTCCAATTTGAAATGGACGTCACGCAGCGCTTGGCAGGCCGCCCCACCACTACACGCACCGACCCACATATCAGCCACGGGCGGCGTTTCACATGTGATCATTCATCACACCGCAACACCAGCGGGCGCTTGTCGACGCAACCCCAGTGCCTGCGCCGCCACCGTTCGCGCCATACAGCACAACCACCAGCAGCAGCGCGGCTGGGATGACATCGGTTACAATTTCCTAATCGGTGGCAGTGACGAACGCGCCGAGATTTATGAAGGGCGCGGCTTCGATGTGGTGGGTGCTCATGCGGTCGGCTACAATGCGCGCAGCGTTGGCATCGCGCTAATCGGCGATTGGACAG CCGATCTACCGCCCCGTCCTGTGCTGGATAAACTGCAACAGCTCATAACTTACGGCATGCAAATGGGGCACATACAACGGAACTACGCACTGCTCGGTCATCGGCAAGTGAAGGCCACCGACTGCCCGGGCAACCGGCTGTACAATGCGCTCAAGGAATGGCCGCACTTCGAACAGCACGCCGCATAA
- the LOC105221688 gene encoding peptidoglycan-recognition protein LB-like produces MDFRNALVSVLAAFSTICLLERDIATSAAPTEIGYNHWRLIGRSGWCARPPKDREVFVGPAPFVIIHHSYKPAVAQTESDCRLAMQQIQNLHMDERHWSDIGYSYAVCGDGNVYEGRGANVVAAHAPLYNNRSIGLLLIGDFTEGLPPSPMMEVALDFIQFSVDCGYLREDYILYGHRQVRNGTICPGDALYAQVQKWPHWQEDVKEMTQL; encoded by the exons ATGGATTTCCGCAATGCTTTAGTGAGTGTTCTTGCAGCCTTTTCGACCATTTGCCTGCTAGAACGAGATATTGCCACCTCTGCCG CTCCAACGGAGATCGGCTATAACCACTGGAGGCTGATAGGGCGCAGCGGTTGGTGTGCACGTCCGCCAAAAGATCGAGAAGTATTTGTGGGTCCCGCGCCGTTCGTCATCATACACCATTCTTATAAGCCCGCCGTGGCTCAGACGGAATCGGATTGCCGGCTGGCCATGCAGCAGATTCAAAACCTTCACATGGATGAGCGACATTGGTCCGACATTGGCTACAGCTATGCAGTCTGCGGTGACGGCAACGTTTACGAAGGCCGCGGTGCCAATGTGGTCGCAGCCCATGCACCGCTCTACAACAATCGCAGCATTGGATTGCTACTAATAGGCGATTTTACCG AAGGGCTGCCACCGTCACCCATGATGGAGGTGGCACTGGACTTTATACAGTTCTCTGTGGATTGCGGCTATTTGCGTGAGGATTACATTTTATATGGACATCGCCAAGTGCGCAATGGAACCATCTGTCCGGGCGATGCATTGTATGCCCAGGTGCAGAAGTGGCCGCATTGGCAAGAGGATGTCAAGGAAATGACGCAATTGTAG
- the LOC105221690 gene encoding trichoplein keratin filament-binding protein, translating to MSVRSHQIQALFARRREIEHDRIERTAAVNRYYDHWGKVTTRFENWTKPEYYKNAEEQLKQRREKREKELQQYERRERLRELFEKEKMMYEKETLDRERPRSRKIAATTEQLEKIEQSAKERENIKRKLDLEAKLYGRWRHGVDDDNMLFESKSSNETLAKLNWLDKKIEEQYDREREEAQSMDRNLRLQEEISRTEQVQRDRQLIREKEIKEIRELQEKHMEELKMRQAEADGLKEEEKHLRTCLSDLDKELELLEESCSLVMEATDASQAFNLKKIKVFIRKRSESFCNQIKLCINILERLSAYTTCADIVKRLLNKYRGHLEAETINLSQVEAMYESEAKYNMQRFESMWQQQHLERYHEIKQLLTEERCTFGSRISENLRRQSDAYEVRSTHLTALENSNEKLKQLVAEEQQSPRSALPVAGNDFATPCPGTGYNGDVGNQASVAEDNISIAQLMPSGVSHLESAPTSGTHFGRRRPPTSELPKVTNSFTNLNLDVWKDLPAARHDIDSPRMLTQRSTSIVTSESASRPKFARKRVAWT from the coding sequence ATGTCCGTACGGTCCCACCAAATTCAGGCGCTCTTTGCACGTCGTCGAGAAATTGAGCACGATCGCATTGAGCGCACAGCTGCAGTTAATCGTTACTACGACCATTGGGGCAAGGTGACAACCCGCTTCGAGAACTGGACCAAGCCGGAGTACTACAAAAATGCGGAAGAGCAGCTGAAGCAGCGCCGTGAAAAGCGTGAGAAGGAGCTCCAGCAGTATGAACGTCGTGAACGTCTGCGCGAGCTGTTCGAAAAAGAGAAAATGATGTACGAAAAGGAAACCCTAGATCGCGAGAGGCCACGATCTCGCAAGATTGCTGCTACCACCGAACAACTTGAGAAGATTGAACAAAGTGCTAAGGAGCGTGAGAACATCAAGCGGAAACTGGATTTAGAGGCTAAATTGTACGGACGGTGGCGACATGGTGTGGATGATGATAATATGTTGTTTGAATCGAAGTCTAGCAATGAGACGCTGGCCAAACTCAATTGGTTGGACAAGAAAATCGAAGAGCAATACGATCGCGAACGTGAAGAAGCACAGTCAATGGACCGAAATTTGCGATTGCAGGAGGAGATCAGTCGTACAGAGCAGGTTCAAAGAGATCGACAACTAATTCGCGAAAAGGAGATTAAAGAGATACGTGAACTGCAGGAGAAGCATATGGAAGAACTGAAGATGCGTCAGGCTGAGGCAGATGGTTTAAAAGAGGAGGAGAAGCATTTGCGTACCTGTTTAAGTGATTTGGATAAGGAGCTGGAGTTGTTAGAGGAGAGCTGCTCGTTGGTAATGGAAGCCACAGATGCATCTCAGGccttcaatttgaaaaaaattaaggttTTCATACGAAAACGGTCCGAGTCATTCTGCAACCAAATCAAGCTCTGCATAAATATACTGGAACGCTTGAGTGCCTACACCACATGTGCCGATATCGTAAAGAGGCTACTGAACAAATACAGAGGGCATCTAGAGGCGGAAACAATTAATCTCTCGCAAGTTGAGGCAATGTACGAATCAGAGGCGAAGTACAACATGCAGCGCTTTGAGTcgatgtggcaacaacaacatttggaGCGTTACCATGAAATAAAACAACTTCTAACAGAAGAGCGTTGTACATTTGGTTCGCGCATTAGCGAGAACCTTCGACGCCAAAGCGATGCTTACGAAGTGCGCTCCACACACCTCACAGCTCTTGAGAATTCTAATGAGAAGCTGAAGCAATTGGTAGCTGAGGAACAACAATCACCACGCAGTGCGCTTCCTGTAGCTGGTAATGATTTCGCTACACCATGCCCTGGTACAGGGTACAACGGTGATGTCGGTAATCAGGCTTCGGTGGCAGAAGACAACATAAGTATTGCACAGCTGATGCCGAGTGGCGTGTCGCATTTAGAAAGCGCACCTACGTCCGGCACACATTTCGGACGACGCAGACCCCCGACTTCCGAGCTGCCTAAAGTGACCAACTCATTTACGAATTTGAATTTGGATGTTTGGAAGGATCTACCAGCTGCACGCCATGACATCGACTCGCCACGCATGCTGACTCAGCGTTCAACGAGCATTGTCACATCGGAATCAGCGTCGCGCCCGAAATTCGCTCGTAAGCGCGTAGCTTggacataa